In Lacrimispora indolis DSM 755, a genomic segment contains:
- a CDS encoding nitroreductase family protein, with product MNDFMDLCLRRQSCRNFKDQPVEHEKLVKCVEAAHLAPSGCNGQPWSFVVVENPELIEPVAECAQPLGTNGFAAKARAFFVVVEEYANLMPHVKRLVDSQYFAPGDIGAAIAYLCLEAESQGIGTCILGMYDREKVASLLNIPKEKHICGLIAAGYPADQTVRKKSRKPLDEIVRFI from the coding sequence ATGAATGATTTTATGGATTTATGCCTTCGCAGGCAAAGCTGCAGAAATTTTAAAGATCAACCGGTAGAACATGAAAAGCTGGTCAAATGTGTTGAGGCGGCACACCTGGCACCATCTGGCTGCAATGGTCAGCCCTGGAGTTTTGTGGTAGTTGAAAATCCGGAACTCATAGAACCGGTTGCAGAATGTGCACAGCCTCTGGGAACAAATGGGTTTGCTGCCAAAGCACGGGCATTTTTTGTTGTGGTCGAAGAGTACGCCAATTTAATGCCTCATGTTAAGCGCCTTGTAGACAGTCAGTATTTTGCTCCCGGGGATATTGGGGCGGCAATTGCCTATCTTTGCCTGGAAGCTGAATCACAGGGAATCGGTACTTGCATATTGGGAATGTATGACAGAGAAAAGGTTGCTTCGCTGCTGAATATTCCCAAGGAAAAGCATATATGCGGATTAATTGCGGCCGGATATCCGGCAGACCAGACGGTACGGAAGAAATCCCGTAAACCGCTGGATGAAATTGTCCGGTTTATATAA
- a CDS encoding Gfo/Idh/MocA family protein: MTVNQKDGMNYAPKGKPAPVVKPGEFIIGAVGLDHGHIYGMTNGLLEAGATLKWVYDPDPEKVKKFLETYREEGVMAAESENQILSDPEISLVASACITSERAALGVRVMEAGKDCFVDKAPLTTLEQLEMIKAAVKRTGRKYMVSYSERLHVESAVYAGELIRAGAIGKVIQVLGLGPHRLNAASRPDWFFEKEKYGGILCDIGSHQIEQFLYYTGARDATVVNSEIGNYNHPEYPELDDFGDATLVGDNGAMGYFRVDWFTPDGLSVWGDGRTFVLGTEGYIELRKYVDMEREGAGDFVLWADKEGEHSVNVRGRVGFPFFGQLILDCINRTEHAMTQEHALKAAELCVKAQMLARKVK; this comes from the coding sequence ATGACGGTAAATCAAAAAGACGGAATGAACTATGCCCCCAAAGGAAAACCGGCCCCGGTTGTGAAACCGGGGGAATTTATCATAGGGGCAGTGGGTCTGGACCACGGACATATTTATGGAATGACCAACGGACTGTTGGAAGCCGGTGCAACATTAAAATGGGTGTATGATCCGGATCCGGAAAAGGTGAAAAAATTTTTGGAGACCTACCGGGAAGAAGGTGTTATGGCGGCTGAAAGTGAAAATCAGATACTTTCAGACCCGGAGATCAGCCTGGTGGCGTCGGCATGCATCACCTCAGAGCGCGCAGCTCTGGGAGTAAGGGTCATGGAAGCCGGAAAGGACTGCTTTGTGGATAAGGCGCCTCTGACAACTCTGGAGCAGCTGGAGATGATAAAGGCCGCAGTAAAGAGGACCGGCAGAAAATATATGGTGAGCTACAGTGAACGGCTGCATGTGGAAAGTGCCGTGTATGCAGGGGAACTGATCCGGGCAGGTGCAATCGGTAAGGTTATTCAGGTACTGGGACTGGGCCCTCACAGATTAAATGCTGCTTCCAGGCCGGATTGGTTTTTTGAAAAAGAAAAATATGGAGGCATCCTGTGCGATATCGGAAGCCATCAGATTGAACAGTTTTTGTATTATACAGGTGCCAGGGACGCAACAGTGGTAAACAGTGAGATCGGAAATTACAATCACCCGGAATACCCGGAGCTGGATGATTTCGGTGACGCCACCCTGGTAGGTGACAACGGAGCCATGGGATACTTCCGTGTGGACTGGTTTACGCCGGACGGCTTGTCTGTCTGGGGAGACGGAAGGACCTTTGTCCTGGGAACGGAAGGATATATTGAGCTTAGGAAGTATGTGGATATGGAAAGGGAAGGCGCCGGTGATTTTGTGCTCTGGGCGGATAAGGAGGGAGAGCATTCCGTCAATGTCCGGGGCCGTGTAGGTTTTCCGTTTTTTGGTCAGTTGATCCTGGACTGCATCAACCGTACGGAACATGCCATGACCCAGGAACATGCCTTAAAAGCGGCGGAGCTGTGCGTAAAGGCACAGATGCTGGCCAGAAAAGTAAAATGA
- a CDS encoding Gfo/Idh/MocA family protein encodes MIQVAVIGLGNISGNHLNGLLAFQERCRIVALCDIYPEKAQAAKERFGLTEARIFADHKEMLDYGLEIDLVHVCTPPSSHGEIAINCMNAGKNVLVEKPMAPSLKECDEMIEAERRNGVVMACIAQNRFRNIIWKLKKLADSGLAGKIRCAHIDSLWWRGHCYYDLWWRGTWKKEGGGPTLNHAVHQIDMLNWIQGSLPSEVSSMLANVMHDNSEVEDLSFAALRYEDGSVAEVTSSVVHHGGEQGIMLQCEYAKIAAPWSCAAEITQENGFPLPEKNTELMEKLEQAYGEIKDLEYEGHTGEIDDVLSALEHGNRPLITGLDGRKTVELITAIYKAGFEKRTVSLPITTDDEYYTADGIGRHAIHFYEKAASVENFAAADISVGNYGEKKK; translated from the coding sequence ATGATTCAAGTAGCGGTCATAGGTTTGGGAAATATATCGGGCAATCATTTGAACGGGCTTCTGGCCTTTCAGGAACGGTGCAGAATTGTCGCCCTTTGTGATATTTATCCGGAAAAGGCACAGGCGGCAAAAGAACGCTTCGGCCTTACAGAGGCAAGGATATTTGCCGATCATAAGGAGATGCTGGATTACGGACTGGAAATTGATTTGGTCCATGTGTGTACACCCCCATCCAGTCATGGGGAAATTGCCATAAACTGCATGAATGCCGGAAAAAACGTATTGGTAGAAAAGCCCATGGCTCCCAGCCTGAAGGAATGCGATGAAATGATTGAAGCGGAACGGCGGAATGGAGTGGTCATGGCCTGTATTGCACAGAACCGCTTCCGGAATATCATCTGGAAGCTGAAAAAGCTGGCAGACAGCGGTCTGGCAGGAAAGATCCGCTGCGCCCACATTGATTCTCTCTGGTGGAGAGGCCATTGCTATTATGATTTATGGTGGCGTGGAACCTGGAAAAAGGAAGGCGGCGGTCCTACTCTTAATCATGCCGTACATCAGATCGACATGCTGAACTGGATTCAGGGATCTCTTCCTTCGGAAGTATCCTCCATGCTCGCCAATGTGATGCATGACAATTCAGAGGTAGAAGATCTGTCCTTTGCGGCGCTTCGGTATGAAGATGGATCTGTGGCAGAGGTGACCAGCTCTGTTGTGCATCACGGCGGAGAGCAGGGAATTATGCTTCAGTGCGAGTATGCAAAAATAGCTGCCCCCTGGTCCTGTGCGGCTGAAATTACACAGGAAAACGGATTTCCGTTACCGGAAAAGAATACGGAGCTTATGGAAAAGCTGGAACAGGCTTATGGAGAAATAAAAGATCTGGAATATGAAGGCCATACCGGAGAAATCGATGATGTTCTCAGCGCCCTTGAGCACGGAAACCGGCCGTTGATCACCGGGCTTGATGGAAGGAAGACCGTGGAACTGATTACCGCGATCTATAAGGCCGGATTTGAGAAACGGACGGTGTCCTTACCCATCACAACGGATGATGAATACTATACGGCAGATGGAATTGGCAGGCATGCCATCCATTTTTATGAAAAGGCAGCGAGTGTAGAAAATTTTGCGGCGGCGGATATATCCGTCGGGAATTATGGGGAGAAAAAGAAATGA
- a CDS encoding Gfo/Idh/MocA family protein, with protein sequence MLRIGIAGLGVISEVHRKVIGSLQGEAEVTAVCDCDIRKKEKALETVFYTDLAQMLKNESLDCLHICLPHHLHVPAAKLAASMGVSVFMEKPAGLNTEDIDALLQNEDLNHIHLGVCFQHRYDASVQKMLKILEEGSYGKLLGCKAAVTWNRTGDYYNRDPWRGKKAEAGGGVMLSQAVHTMDLMELFCGKPVWTKGMAGNLLLEDIEVEDTACSFTMFEKDVHGVFYGTVTHCRNSSAELEVTTEKGTFFLRNDKLTVLKDGQESVLAEDHAEGGGKDYYGYSHSRAIREFYHMLAGSGGSCISLREARKVSVLIDKIQESAKTGKRVYFDL encoded by the coding sequence ATGCTTAGAATCGGGATTGCAGGGCTTGGTGTCATATCGGAAGTTCACAGGAAGGTGATTGGCTCTCTGCAGGGCGAAGCAGAAGTAACTGCAGTCTGCGACTGTGATATCCGGAAAAAGGAGAAAGCCCTGGAAACTGTATTTTATACGGATCTGGCACAGATGCTTAAAAATGAAAGCCTTGACTGCCTGCATATCTGTCTGCCTCACCACCTGCATGTGCCTGCGGCAAAGCTGGCTGCATCTATGGGAGTTTCAGTTTTCATGGAAAAACCGGCTGGCTTGAATACAGAGGATATAGACGCCCTGCTTCAGAATGAGGACCTTAACCACATTCATCTTGGCGTGTGTTTTCAGCACCGCTATGATGCTTCTGTCCAGAAAATGCTCAAAATTCTGGAAGAAGGAAGCTATGGGAAGCTTTTGGGCTGTAAAGCCGCGGTCACATGGAACCGGACCGGGGATTATTATAACAGAGATCCCTGGAGAGGAAAAAAGGCAGAAGCCGGAGGCGGAGTCATGTTAAGCCAGGCGGTTCATACCATGGATTTAATGGAGTTGTTTTGCGGAAAGCCTGTCTGGACAAAAGGAATGGCAGGAAACCTTCTTCTGGAGGATATTGAGGTAGAGGATACGGCATGCAGCTTTACGATGTTTGAAAAAGATGTTCATGGAGTATTCTACGGCACGGTTACCCATTGCAGGAATTCCAGTGCTGAACTTGAGGTCACAACGGAAAAAGGAACCTTTTTTTTAAGAAACGACAAATTGACTGTGTTGAAGGATGGGCAGGAAAGCGTTTTGGCAGAGGACCATGCAGAAGGTGGAGGAAAGGATTATTACGGGTACAGCCATTCCCGTGCCATCCGGGAATTTTATCATATGCTGGCAGGCAGCGGAGGGTCTTGCATCAGTCTTAGGGAAGCCAGAAAGGTCAGCGTCCTGATCGACAAGATCCAGGAATCTGCAAAGACTGGAAAACGGGTTTATTTTGATCTGTAA
- a CDS encoding sialate O-acetylesterase, producing the protein MDAVKGNMDLFLFMGQSNMAGRGIPDGKTGEQAPVILPGAGYEYRAVTAPDRLFLMEEPFGKEENREGGIDDGDKKTGSLAAAFINAYYLCTRIPVVAISASKGGSSILEWQAGGEFLEDAKERLRSGRKYLVEQGFCIRHIYMLWCQGETDGDRGLEPEEYRLYFERMLGEMKETGTEKCFLIRIGEYNGEEAVNYDKIIKVQTQIPKEHPDVVLVSTDFTEMKKRGGMKDWYHYYQWAYNEAGLKAGMNAGIFVNTGREPVLYDPHYKNIYFSNQDAVN; encoded by the coding sequence ATGGATGCAGTGAAAGGAAACATGGATTTATTTCTGTTTATGGGTCAGTCTAATATGGCAGGCAGGGGGATTCCGGATGGAAAAACCGGAGAGCAAGCTCCGGTAATTTTGCCTGGTGCCGGCTATGAATACCGTGCCGTGACTGCGCCGGACCGCCTTTTTTTAATGGAAGAGCCTTTTGGGAAGGAAGAAAACCGGGAAGGCGGGATCGATGATGGGGATAAAAAGACCGGCTCCCTGGCGGCTGCCTTTATCAATGCCTATTACCTTTGTACGAGAATTCCGGTTGTTGCAATTTCAGCCTCCAAGGGAGGTTCCTCCATTCTGGAGTGGCAGGCAGGAGGAGAATTTCTTGAAGATGCGAAGGAGCGTTTGCGGTCTGGCAGGAAGTATTTGGTGGAACAAGGCTTTTGTATTCGCCATATTTATATGCTTTGGTGCCAGGGAGAAACCGATGGAGACCGGGGGTTGGAGCCTGAGGAATACCGGTTATATTTTGAGAGGATGCTGGGGGAAATGAAGGAGACAGGCACGGAAAAGTGCTTTCTGATCCGGATTGGAGAATATAACGGAGAGGAAGCGGTAAATTATGATAAGATAATAAAAGTGCAGACCCAGATTCCCAAGGAACATCCCGATGTGGTTTTGGTTTCCACCGATTTTACAGAAATGAAAAAGCGAGGCGGAATGAAAGACTGGTATCATTATTATCAGTGGGCATACAATGAGGCAGGGTTAAAGGCCGGGATGAATGCCGGTATTTTTGTTAATACCGGCAGGGAACCGGTCTTGTATGATCCTCACTATAAAAATATATATTTTAGTAATCAAGATGCGGTCAACTAA
- a CDS encoding NAD(P)H-dependent oxidoreductase, with product MKISIFDLGKNTRKESLAQEIKNYYTEKNKDAEVIIYHSIDTEIKDCIGCWSCWWKSPGKCALNDDAYKLYKDYINSDEVVILFHTENGFIDGKGKTFLDRLIQHYLPYIKIRNGECGHLKRYHKYPVMNFYLEKSGLSDEEVKVIKNHLARTAYHFHSACKELLYENESVQTMNLECTKPMAEVLAKEVVGRKTSGKWVIYNGSPRGNHSNSKRIIEKIITGMKEQGAENIEVRNLINVKEHKIWAEDFSSAENNLFVFPLYVHAMPGSVMKFFEQLKPINNKEVHMAFLVQSGFPETSQSYYLRPYLELITKRLGVSFDGTIIKGGVEGIQMKPEKANKKFYDQMEAIGRTYADKGIMDLSLKKEYEKSEYLSKGIQLLFSLFSLTGLTNYYWDFNLKKNGAYEKRFARPYVE from the coding sequence ATGAAGATATCGATTTTTGATTTAGGGAAAAACACAAGAAAAGAATCACTGGCTCAGGAAATTAAGAATTATTATACGGAAAAGAATAAAGACGCTGAAGTGATTATCTATCATTCTATTGATACCGAAATAAAGGATTGTATAGGCTGCTGGAGCTGCTGGTGGAAGAGTCCTGGAAAATGTGCTTTAAATGATGATGCCTATAAATTGTATAAGGACTATATAAACAGTGATGAAGTGGTCATTCTTTTTCATACAGAAAATGGCTTTATTGACGGCAAGGGAAAAACATTTTTGGACCGTTTAATACAGCATTATTTACCCTACATTAAAATAAGAAACGGTGAATGCGGTCACCTGAAAAGATATCATAAATATCCAGTAATGAACTTCTATTTAGAAAAAAGCGGGTTGAGTGATGAGGAAGTAAAAGTCATAAAGAACCATCTTGCCCGGACAGCATACCATTTCCATAGTGCTTGTAAAGAACTTCTGTATGAAAACGAAAGCGTACAGACAATGAACTTAGAATGTACAAAACCTATGGCCGAGGTTCTGGCAAAGGAAGTTGTTGGAAGAAAAACCAGCGGTAAATGGGTGATTTATAATGGCTCTCCAAGAGGAAATCATTCTAACAGCAAGCGGATCATTGAAAAGATAATTACAGGGATGAAAGAACAGGGAGCAGAAAATATAGAGGTAAGGAATCTGATAAATGTAAAAGAACATAAAATATGGGCTGAGGATTTCAGTTCTGCAGAAAATAATTTATTTGTTTTTCCGCTTTATGTTCATGCCATGCCTGGCTCAGTAATGAAATTCTTTGAACAGCTAAAACCAATAAACAATAAAGAAGTACATATGGCATTTTTAGTTCAGTCCGGTTTTCCGGAGACCAGCCAGTCGTACTATTTGAGACCTTATCTTGAACTTATTACAAAAAGGCTGGGGGTATCCTTTGATGGAACCATTATAAAAGGCGGCGTGGAAGGCATTCAAATGAAACCGGAAAAAGCCAACAAAAAGTTCTATGATCAAATGGAGGCAATAGGACGAACCTATGCAGACAAAGGAATTATGGATTTAAGCTTGAAAAAGGAATATGAGAAGTCCGAATACCTGTCAAAGGGTATACAATTATTATTCTCCCTGTTTTCTTTAACCGGATTAACAAACTATTATTGGGACTTCAATCTTAAGAAAAATGGTGCTTATGAAAAAAGGTTTGCAAGACCATATGTGGAATGA
- a CDS encoding PadR family transcriptional regulator: protein MIELIILGFLSYNHSLTLYDIKKGMERSTEYFASTSQGAIHPTLVKLEKNEYVTSKEEVKNNRTKKLYRITENGRERFSMLMRHDLGPDKYKSTQLLKMFFFNELTKDERLESINTHIKNFRDMQRDLVNIRDEGKLQLEKLGLSLEDCKPAKYENDALEFGLAYSGFVIKWFEDYFIRIEEES, encoded by the coding sequence ATGATAGAGTTGATTATCTTAGGATTTTTATCCTATAATCATTCACTCACTTTATATGACATAAAAAAGGGAATGGAAAGAAGCACTGAATATTTTGCAAGTACAAGTCAAGGCGCAATCCATCCAACTTTAGTGAAACTTGAGAAGAATGAATATGTAACTTCAAAAGAAGAAGTTAAGAATAACAGGACAAAAAAATTATATAGAATTACAGAGAATGGAAGAGAACGATTTAGTATGTTAATGAGACATGATCTGGGTCCTGATAAGTATAAATCCACACAATTGCTAAAGATGTTTTTCTTCAATGAGTTAACCAAAGATGAACGGCTGGAATCCATTAACACCCATATTAAGAACTTTAGAGATATGCAGCGAGACCTGGTAAACATCAGAGATGAAGGAAAACTGCAGCTTGAGAAACTAGGGCTTTCTTTAGAAGACTGTAAGCCAGCCAAATATGAAAATGATGCTCTTGAGTTTGGTCTTGCATATTCCGGCTTTGTTATAAAGTGGTTTGAGGATTATTTCATAAGGATTGAGGAGGAGTCATGA
- a CDS encoding dihydrodipicolinate synthase family protein, whose amino-acid sequence MKKANYYTPVVTVFDETEKPDSNGNRKIWEHLISGGVSGLVIMGSIGEFFALDYEEKRRLICDVTDYAKGRTRLLIGTGGMNAEETVLLSNYALSKGADAVLVISPYYFSLSEREIHHYYDTVCGKIKGKVYLYNFPARTGYDISPQTTLELLRSHGNIVGYKDTVGEMGHTRALIQTVSQEFPDFEIFSGFDEFMLHNMLSGGSGCIGGLSNIYPELASAWVRVVDERNLEACENIQGIFDQLMEIYSVAEIFVPVIKEGVRNRGIEISIKCRNPLTPLTEKQKKHLSTIMAACEDRMRKCHIL is encoded by the coding sequence ATGAAGAAAGCAAATTATTATACACCTGTTGTTACTGTCTTTGATGAAACAGAAAAGCCGGACAGCAACGGAAACCGGAAAATCTGGGAACACCTGATAAGCGGCGGCGTCAGCGGTCTGGTCATTATGGGAAGCATTGGGGAATTTTTTGCTCTTGATTATGAGGAAAAGCGCCGTCTGATATGTGATGTGACGGACTATGCAAAAGGAAGGACCAGGCTTTTAATTGGAACCGGAGGCATGAATGCGGAGGAAACAGTTTTACTTTCCAACTATGCGCTGTCAAAGGGAGCGGATGCAGTGCTGGTAATAAGTCCGTACTATTTTTCCCTGTCTGAAAGGGAAATACATCATTATTATGACACGGTATGCGGTAAAATCAAGGGGAAGGTTTATCTGTATAATTTTCCTGCCAGGACCGGCTATGACATAAGTCCCCAAACCACCCTTGAGCTTCTGCGCAGCCATGGAAATATTGTAGGTTATAAGGACACTGTGGGGGAAATGGGACATACCCGTGCCCTGATCCAGACAGTGTCACAAGAATTTCCTGATTTTGAGATATTCTCTGGTTTTGACGAATTCATGCTTCATAATATGCTCTCAGGAGGAAGCGGCTGCATAGGCGGATTATCCAATATTTATCCGGAATTGGCTTCGGCCTGGGTCCGGGTAGTGGATGAAAGAAACCTTGAGGCTTGTGAAAACATTCAGGGAATTTTTGACCAGCTTATGGAAATTTATTCTGTGGCAGAGATCTTTGTGCCGGTCATAAAGGAAGGAGTCAGGAACAGGGGAATTGAGATAAGTATTAAGTGCAGGAATCCTTTGACACCTTTGACGGAAAAACAGAAAAAGCATTTGTCAACAATTATGGCGGCTTGCGAAGACCGGATGAGGAAATGCCATATTTTGTGA
- the ilvD gene encoding dihydroxy-acid dehydratase, with amino-acid sequence MKQKSERERRLWAQFDALQLGSGWAEEDIEKPQILIEDVYGDSHPGSVHLNRLSDQVKWGVLSAGGYGAQYHVTDICDGCAQGHDGMNLVLASREAICDMVEVHAGAVPWDGMVLSSSCDKSVPAHLKAAARMDIPTVFLPGGSMRPGPYMTTSLVAGDISLREKRKNEITKEEIREYKLTGCPSAGACTFLGTASTMQCMAEALGMALPGSALVPATMRDISEYARRAGKAVMNLARIDLKPSQIMTREAFQNAIILHSAIGGSTNATLHLPSIASELGMELPMEWFDEINHEIPHLCNLTPSGTQLTESFWFAGGIPMVQMLLKNYLNLDVMTVTGKTLGENLEDIRKEGFFERNLGYLHNYGLKRQDVIQEPEDAEEKGSIAILKGNLAPEGSVIKYSACAGELRSHTGTAKVFDCEEDAFSAVVSHEIEQGDILVIRYEGPRGSGMPEMLMTTEAIVCDKDLNGKVSLVTDGRFSGATRGAAIGHVSPEAARGGPLAFIRSGDLIHYDVEKRILDIVGIAGEKMTPEKIAEEMERRKSEEDPKLPAGRKGLFGRYTRHALSAMQGAGY; translated from the coding sequence ATGAAACAGAAAAGTGAAAGAGAACGCAGACTGTGGGCTCAATTTGATGCACTGCAGCTGGGAAGCGGCTGGGCAGAGGAAGATATTGAAAAGCCCCAGATCCTGATTGAAGATGTATATGGGGATTCCCATCCGGGAAGTGTCCATTTAAACCGTCTGTCAGATCAGGTGAAATGGGGTGTGCTGTCAGCCGGAGGATATGGCGCACAGTATCACGTGACAGATATTTGTGACGGCTGTGCACAGGGCCATGACGGAATGAATCTGGTACTGGCATCAAGAGAAGCCATCTGCGATATGGTGGAGGTTCATGCCGGTGCTGTGCCTTGGGATGGGATGGTTCTTTCCAGCTCCTGTGATAAATCGGTTCCGGCCCATTTAAAAGCAGCGGCCAGAATGGATATTCCAACGGTTTTTCTGCCGGGAGGAAGCATGAGGCCGGGGCCTTATATGACTACTTCTCTGGTGGCCGGAGATATATCCCTAAGGGAAAAAAGAAAGAATGAAATAACAAAGGAGGAGATCCGGGAATATAAATTGACCGGCTGTCCTTCTGCGGGGGCATGTACCTTTTTGGGAACGGCTTCCACCATGCAATGTATGGCAGAAGCTTTGGGAATGGCTCTTCCCGGCAGTGCCCTGGTTCCGGCCACCATGCGGGATATTTCGGAATACGCAAGGCGGGCGGGAAAAGCGGTCATGAATCTGGCCCGGATTGATTTAAAGCCGTCCCAGATTATGACCAGAGAGGCGTTTCAAAATGCAATCATCCTGCATAGTGCCATCGGCGGTTCTACCAATGCCACCCTGCATTTGCCCTCCATTGCATCGGAACTGGGAATGGAGCTGCCTATGGAATGGTTTGATGAAATCAATCACGAAATCCCTCATTTATGCAATCTTACACCCAGCGGAACTCAATTGACGGAAAGCTTCTGGTTTGCAGGCGGAATCCCAATGGTTCAGATGCTGTTAAAGAATTATTTGAACCTGGATGTTATGACTGTGACCGGAAAAACCCTTGGAGAAAATCTGGAGGATATCCGTAAAGAAGGCTTTTTCGAACGGAATCTGGGATATTTACATAATTACGGATTGAAACGGCAGGATGTCATTCAGGAACCGGAAGATGCAGAAGAAAAAGGTTCCATTGCAATCCTGAAAGGGAACTTAGCTCCCGAAGGATCGGTCATTAAATATTCTGCCTGTGCAGGAGAACTGCGCTCCCACACAGGAACAGCAAAAGTGTTTGACTGTGAGGAAGATGCTTTTTCTGCGGTTGTCAGTCATGAAATAGAGCAGGGAGATATTCTTGTGATCCGTTACGAGGGGCCCAGAGGAAGCGGTATGCCGGAGATGCTTATGACAACGGAAGCCATTGTTTGTGATAAGGACTTAAACGGTAAGGTTTCTCTTGTGACAGATGGAAGATTTTCCGGTGCGACGAGAGGTGCAGCCATCGGCCACGTGTCTCCGGAGGCTGCCAGGGGCGGACCGTTGGCTTTTATAAGGTCAGGAGACTTAATTCATTATGATGTGGAAAAAAGAATTCTGGATATCGTAGGGATCGCCGGAGAAAAAATGACACCGGAAAAAATTGCTGAGGAAATGGAACGGAGAAAATCAGAAGAAGATCCCAAACTGCCCGCAGGAAGAAAAGGGCTTTTTGGCAGGTATACCAGGCATGCACTGTCTGCGATGCAAGGGGCAGGTTATTAG